Proteins encoded by one window of Syntrophales bacterium:
- the rpsU gene encoding 30S ribosomal protein S21, which translates to MEVKVVDNDLEKAIKILKNKLSKNGLFKELKLRRAYEKPSVKRKRKALEARRRFAKIQRRKSS; encoded by the coding sequence TTGGAAGTTAAGGTTGTTGATAACGATTTGGAGAAGGCCATAAAGATTCTTAAAAACAAGCTTTCCAAAAATGGGTTGTTCAAAGAACTGAAACTTCGTAGGGCCTACGAAAAGCCCTCCGTGAAGAGGAAGAGGAAAGCTCTAGAGGCAAGAAGGAGATTTGCTAAGATCCAGCGACGTAAATCTTCCTAA
- a CDS encoding TIGR00730 family Rossman fold protein: MEKQFLIDALSIEESWRIFRIMAEFVEGIETLSSIGKAVTIFGSARVRPEDPYYQKAEVLARKLAEKGFSVITGGGPGIMEAANKGAALAGGKSVGMNIRLPYEQKPNIYANVQLDFKYFFIRKVMFVKYAVAYVIMPGGFGTLDELFEALTLIQTKRIKSFPVILMGSEYWNGLLSWLKNTVLMEGKINAEDLELIQVFDEPDDVVHHIMKFVIV; this comes from the coding sequence GTGGAAAAGCAGTTTTTGATAGATGCGTTAAGTATAGAGGAGTCGTGGCGCATCTTCCGTATAATGGCGGAATTTGTGGAGGGTATAGAAACCCTGTCCTCTATTGGAAAAGCGGTGACAATTTTTGGATCGGCGCGGGTTCGCCCGGAGGATCCGTACTATCAGAAGGCGGAAGTGCTGGCCCGGAAATTGGCGGAAAAGGGATTTAGTGTAATTACGGGTGGCGGTCCTGGTATAATGGAGGCAGCTAATAAGGGTGCCGCACTTGCTGGTGGTAAGTCTGTGGGTATGAATATTCGCTTGCCCTATGAGCAAAAGCCAAACATCTATGCGAACGTCCAGTTGGATTTCAAGTATTTTTTCATAAGAAAGGTGATGTTCGTGAAGTATGCGGTGGCGTATGTTATTATGCCTGGGGGTTTTGGTACCCTGGATGAGTTGTTTGAAGCACTAACTCTTATACAGACAAAGAGAATAAAGTCTTTTCCCGTAATTCTCATGGGCTCAGAATACTGGAATGGCCTTCTTTCGTGGTTGAAAAACACGGTTCTTATGGAAGGCAAAATAAACGCCGAAGATTTGGAACTGATTCAGGTGTTTGATGAACCAGATGACGTGGTTCATCACATCATGAAATTTGTCATTGTTTAA
- a CDS encoding NYN domain-containing protein, whose translation MRIIIDGYNMIRQSMDLARYERSSLEAGRKALIRLLSNYRTVRPHRITVVFDGWGGGEPEEMRDLQMGIEIVYSPLGKKADDVIKHLVTKLGEEVLVVTSDREIATYVQRHGKSAINSHQFEDIIRQRISSRSYISFPTTEVDREDRPLKAKKKGPSHRLSKKEKELRKLLNQL comes from the coding sequence ATGCGGATTATCATAGACGGCTACAATATGATCCGTCAGTCGATGGATCTTGCTCGTTACGAGCGATCCTCCCTCGAAGCGGGAAGAAAAGCCCTCATCAGACTTCTCAGCAACTACAGAACAGTACGTCCCCATAGGATAACCGTTGTATTTGACGGATGGGGAGGAGGAGAACCTGAGGAAATGAGAGATCTTCAGATGGGCATTGAAATAGTTTATTCCCCCTTGGGCAAAAAAGCGGATGATGTAATCAAACATCTTGTGACAAAATTGGGTGAAGAGGTTCTCGTTGTTACATCTGATAGGGAAATCGCCACATACGTGCAGAGACACGGCAAATCAGCAATTAATTCCCATCAGTTCGAAGATATCATTAGACAGCGGATAAGTAGCCGGTCCTACATATCGTTTCCAACTACCGAGGTAGATAGAGAAGACAGGCCATTAAAGGCGAAGAAAAAAGGACCATCTCACCGACTCTCCAAGAAGGAAAAAGAGTTAAGAAAGTTACTGAACCAACTTTAA
- the guaA gene encoding glutamine-hydrolyzing GMP synthase — MIIIVDFGSQYNQLIARRVRELGVFSTVEPPDIALSKIEETNPEGIILSGGPASVYEDSSPSVHPKIFELGIPVLGICYGFQFMVASLGGKVVPAKKREYGFALLRVKNGAGVFEGVPSESQCWMSHGDTIVELPEGFEISASTENTEIAAAADVKRRLYGLQFHPEVAHTAYGKKMIENFLFSVCGCRREWSLKSFVDQTVKDIREQVGDRKVIMGISGGVDSTVAAVIIHRAIGDRLIPVFIDNGLMREGEMKRIREIYQRNLHIKVRFLKKGRVFLKRLRGVKDPERKRKIIGSTFVEIFEEEARKVKGIAFLAQGTLYPDVIESRSAFGGPSAVIKSHHNVGGLPKKMKLRLIEPLRFLFKDEVRQLGLELGLPEDMIWRQPFPGPGLAVRIIGEVTERRLSVLRKADRILLDEIKRAGLYRNLWQSFAVLLPVKTVGIMGDRRTYENIIAIRAVTSEDAMTADWARLPYEVLGSIANRIINEVPGVNRVVYDLSSKPPSTIEWE, encoded by the coding sequence TTGATTATCATCGTCGATTTCGGTTCGCAGTACAACCAACTTATCGCGCGGAGAGTGAGAGAATTGGGAGTGTTTTCCACAGTGGAGCCCCCTGATATTGCCCTCAGCAAGATAGAAGAGACGAATCCGGAGGGCATTATACTCTCTGGTGGGCCGGCCAGTGTTTATGAAGACTCAAGCCCGAGTGTTCATCCCAAGATTTTTGAACTCGGAATACCTGTTTTGGGTATCTGCTACGGATTTCAGTTCATGGTTGCTTCACTGGGGGGTAAGGTTGTGCCAGCGAAGAAGCGAGAGTATGGTTTTGCCTTGCTCAGGGTTAAAAATGGGGCTGGTGTATTCGAAGGTGTGCCTTCTGAAAGTCAGTGCTGGATGAGTCACGGTGATACGATTGTAGAATTGCCAGAAGGTTTTGAGATTTCCGCATCCACAGAGAATACAGAGATAGCGGCTGCCGCGGACGTTAAAAGGCGTCTCTATGGATTGCAGTTCCATCCTGAGGTGGCCCATACCGCTTATGGGAAAAAAATGATTGAGAATTTTCTTTTTTCTGTTTGCGGTTGCCGTAGAGAATGGTCGCTAAAATCATTTGTTGACCAAACTGTGAAGGATATACGCGAACAGGTGGGAGATCGAAAGGTTATCATGGGTATCAGTGGTGGGGTAGATTCGACTGTTGCTGCCGTGATAATACACAGGGCCATTGGTGATAGACTGATACCTGTGTTTATCGATAATGGTCTCATGCGTGAAGGGGAAATGAAGAGAATACGGGAGATTTATCAACGGAATCTCCACATAAAGGTACGTTTTCTAAAGAAGGGTAGAGTCTTTCTAAAAAGACTCCGGGGAGTTAAGGACCCTGAAAGGAAGAGGAAGATAATTGGGAGTACGTTCGTGGAAATATTCGAGGAAGAGGCGAGAAAGGTGAAGGGGATCGCCTTTCTCGCGCAGGGTACACTTTATCCCGATGTTATAGAGTCAAGATCAGCCTTTGGGGGACCCAGTGCCGTTATAAAGTCTCATCACAATGTGGGTGGACTTCCCAAAAAGATGAAACTCAGATTGATCGAGCCTCTTAGATTTCTCTTTAAAGACGAAGTTAGACAGCTAGGTTTGGAGTTAGGTTTACCAGAGGACATGATATGGCGCCAACCGTTTCCGGGTCCTGGTCTTGCCGTTCGCATTATAGGGGAAGTTACGGAAAGGCGCCTTTCTGTGCTCCGGAAGGCTGATAGAATACTTTTGGACGAGATAAAGAGGGCGGGATTGTACAGGAACTTATGGCAATCCTTTGCGGTGCTGCTTCCGGTTAAAACTGTGGGAATTATGGGTGATAGACGAACGTATGAAAATATAATTGCCATCAGGGCAGTGACGAGTGAAGATGCTATGACTGCTGATTGGGCGAGATTACCCTATGAGGTGCTGGGGAGTATTGCGAACAGAATAATAAATGAAGTTCCAGGTGTGAATAGGGTGGTTTACGATCTGAGTTCCAAACCACCGAGTACTATTGAGTGGGAATGA
- a CDS encoding CsgG/HfaB family protein: MKEKTFVGILALLFLAGCATAPKVDLTTFVTDPTPKVNIPSICKPLYDTPLPLVAVVNFTNNTTFDYASVVQSQMQGTRDRTAVGGAAVGVVPGAAGVVWGKKEKENYQASAETISRQVNAKLSESIEDGVMDEIVNMGGAKVFTRKEMEKIFSEHKFQQSGLVDDSTIIRLGKLKGVKYIITGSVNNVDIKWVTHESARRGLTKGTGSVVVDLLGTAAAAALETQEGWNLGTEITVRILDVESGEVVFSKKLAGRYVIGKTPTLTFDAIIGAIKKAAGNSLQNARPELSKYFPLKGYITLVKRSADGKEKAVRVNIGEKAGLKPGHELYVYNFEEVVDPMSGKKECDVQRLPLVLQVSADQLQQNAAWALVKAEKPELLNLVKVGQLVERKPIR; the protein is encoded by the coding sequence ATGAAGGAAAAAACTTTCGTTGGCATCCTTGCCCTTTTGTTTTTGGCAGGCTGTGCCACTGCACCGAAGGTGGATCTAACTACCTTTGTTACGGATCCCACACCTAAGGTGAATATTCCATCAATATGCAAACCCCTATATGATACACCTTTGCCTCTCGTAGCCGTGGTAAACTTTACCAATAACACCACCTTTGATTACGCTAGTGTGGTTCAAAGTCAAATGCAAGGAACAAGGGACAGAACCGCTGTCGGTGGTGCTGCTGTAGGTGTGGTACCCGGGGCAGCTGGTGTCGTTTGGGGGAAAAAGGAAAAGGAGAACTACCAGGCGAGTGCTGAAACCATATCCCGGCAAGTAAACGCCAAACTGTCAGAAAGCATCGAAGATGGGGTCATGGATGAGATTGTCAATATGGGTGGTGCCAAGGTGTTCACCCGTAAGGAAATGGAGAAGATATTCTCAGAACATAAATTTCAACAGTCAGGATTGGTGGATGATTCTACGATAATTCGCCTGGGAAAACTGAAAGGCGTAAAATACATCATTACTGGCTCAGTCAATAACGTGGATATCAAATGGGTTACTCATGAATCCGCCCGACGTGGTCTTACGAAAGGAACGGGCAGTGTGGTGGTGGATCTTTTGGGCACAGCAGCTGCAGCTGCACTTGAAACCCAGGAAGGTTGGAACTTGGGCACTGAAATTACTGTAAGGATCCTCGATGTCGAAAGTGGTGAAGTGGTATTCTCCAAAAAGTTGGCAGGCAGGTACGTCATAGGGAAAACACCTACCCTTACTTTTGACGCCATCATCGGGGCCATAAAAAAGGCCGCGGGCAACAGCCTACAGAACGCCCGTCCAGAGCTTTCAAAGTACTTCCCCTTAAAGGGCTATATAACTTTGGTTAAAAGAAGCGCCGATGGGAAAGAAAAGGCAGTGAGGGTTAACATAGGCGAAAAGGCAGGACTGAAACCCGGACATGAGCTATACGTTTACAACTTCGAAGAAGTTGTAGACCCAATGTCAGGTAAAAAAGAATGCGACGTTCAGAGATTACCACTAGTCCTCCAGGTATCAGCCGATCAGTTGCAGCAGAATGCGGCATGGGCCCTCGTTAAGGCGGAAAAACCAGAACTACTAAATCTTGTGAAAGTTGGACAGCTCGTAGAAAGAAAACCTATTCGCTAG
- a CDS encoding prepilin-type N-terminal cleavage/methylation domain-containing protein, protein MDQRGVTLVEMLITITVGITLIAALYLSINVIQKHTTGIERKVTAQMDVKPPLNVMAIEISMASFNPTFTTDIWLSPTTCAISSNQRYRGIQEATANTIAVEMDANENGSIGDSNEVIRYEYLIQNEYITRSTNCGSPQPFLGDNPSSGRPRTVRVINRRLGIPVFRYFDGNGIEIFPSESDQSMIPNIRRIHITLAVETEEIDPTTNRRKQLIYSTSVLVRNHAISY, encoded by the coding sequence ATGGACCAGCGAGGGGTCACCCTAGTTGAAATGCTAATAACAATTACGGTTGGTATCACATTAATTGCAGCTTTATATCTTTCGATTAACGTGATTCAAAAACACACCACAGGAATCGAAAGAAAAGTAACAGCTCAAATGGATGTAAAACCACCATTAAACGTAATGGCAATTGAGATAAGCATGGCCTCTTTCAATCCCACTTTCACAACAGATATTTGGTTGAGCCCCACCACCTGTGCCATCTCTTCCAACCAGAGGTACAGAGGTATACAGGAAGCAACAGCCAACACAATAGCCGTAGAAATGGACGCCAACGAAAATGGCAGCATTGGCGACTCCAACGAAGTTATAAGGTATGAATATTTAATTCAAAATGAATACATAACCCGATCAACCAACTGTGGTTCGCCTCAACCTTTTCTAGGTGATAATCCATCCAGTGGTCGTCCCCGGACGGTCCGGGTCATAAACAGAAGATTGGGTATCCCCGTATTTCGCTACTTTGACGGAAACGGAATAGAAATTTTTCCCTCAGAGAGTGATCAATCTATGATACCGAACATAAGAAGAATACACATAACATTGGCCGTAGAAACAGAAGAAATAGACCCTACAACAAACCGAAGAAAACAGTTAATCTATTCTACAAGTGTTCTCGTGAGGAACCATGCGATTAGTTATTGA
- the hisC gene encoding histidinol-phosphate transaminase, whose protein sequence is MDVEKIIRAEVREQKGYSTEAGVFPIKLDANECPYGLTVEIQSRLLEKLREISLNRYPEAGSCALRSAFADHFGVLPEQVMIGNGSDELIYILSTATATANVSTLIPVPTFSMYKLIARNNGHRVLEVPLNEDYDLDLHRMLNCIRKEHPSVIFLSYPNNPTGNSFSEEKIRLILEESDGLVVVDEAYYPFSGKSFVPLLSKYRNLVVLRSLSKLGLAAARLGFLIAREELIEQLDKVRLPYNVNVLSQAVATLYLEEESYFRGIVQQVVKNREVLLAALRNIDGVRPIPSDANFILFSCNFDANYVYSYLQSKGILIKNLSAPGVLNNCMRVTVGRPEENEEFIKALKEALKE, encoded by the coding sequence ATGGATGTGGAGAAGATCATAAGAGCTGAAGTACGGGAACAGAAGGGTTATTCTACAGAGGCTGGGGTGTTCCCAATAAAACTTGATGCAAATGAATGCCCCTATGGGTTAACCGTTGAGATCCAATCCCGTCTACTCGAGAAGTTAAGAGAAATTTCCCTTAATAGGTACCCTGAGGCGGGTAGTTGCGCATTGCGTTCAGCCTTCGCGGATCATTTCGGAGTTCTACCTGAACAGGTGATGATTGGGAATGGTTCCGATGAATTGATCTACATACTTAGTACTGCTACGGCAACAGCTAACGTCAGCACTCTCATACCTGTACCTACGTTTTCAATGTACAAGCTTATTGCGAGAAATAACGGTCATCGTGTGTTGGAAGTACCTCTGAATGAAGATTACGACCTCGATTTACATCGCATGTTGAACTGTATTAGAAAAGAACATCCCTCAGTGATCTTTCTGAGTTACCCCAATAATCCCACAGGCAATTCCTTTTCCGAAGAAAAGATTAGATTGATACTGGAAGAGTCAGATGGTTTGGTAGTTGTTGATGAGGCGTACTACCCTTTCTCTGGTAAAAGCTTTGTTCCACTTCTCTCTAAGTACAGGAATCTTGTAGTTTTGAGGTCCCTGTCTAAACTGGGACTTGCAGCGGCACGACTGGGTTTTCTTATTGCTCGAGAGGAATTGATAGAGCAGCTTGATAAGGTTCGCTTACCCTATAATGTAAATGTGCTCTCGCAAGCAGTGGCTACTTTATACCTTGAAGAAGAATCATATTTCAGGGGTATCGTTCAACAGGTTGTAAAAAATCGCGAAGTTTTGCTGGCTGCCTTAAGAAACATCGATGGCGTTAGACCTATACCTTCCGATGCGAATTTTATTCTTTTTTCTTGCAATTTTGATGCGAATTATGTATACAGCTACCTTCAAAGTAAAGGCATACTTATAAAAAATCTAAGTGCCCCCGGTGTTCTCAACAATTGCATGCGTGTTACTGTGGGAAGACCGGAAGAAAATGAGGAGTTTATAAAAGCGCTAAAGGAAGCTTTAAAAGAGTAA
- the sfsA gene encoding DNA/RNA nuclease SfsA, giving the protein MVISSEGIDLFQEPLFKDLLNARFLRRLNRFLVECEWEGKTVRAHLPNPGRLLELLIPGSELKLVSNASQNVKTGFVAVAVKRNGVNVLLHTVKTNDVAHFLIQRGMIPDFENTRIVAREYTFGRRRFDFLLSSPRGEVLLEVKSCTLFDPPVAMFPDAVTLRGQRHLEELAGYVSWGYTCGVLFLIHSPHVRFFLPDYHTDPAFAELFLKFKDKIFYRALTLNWREDMSLESHVGIAEIPWSVLESEFHDCGAYLVVIKVERDTNVEVGALGWLALKRGYYVYVGSAKRFLSQRLRRHLRGGGRVHWHIDYLRLVGRISSLLPVRTESDLECEIARNLGSIAASAISGFGSSDCSCSSHLFYFPENPLINREFIHLLLFYRMGRLVELLKNVNLRGVRV; this is encoded by the coding sequence TTGGTTATAAGCAGCGAAGGCATCGATCTTTTTCAAGAGCCTCTCTTCAAGGATCTCCTCAATGCCCGTTTTTTGCGCCGACTGAATCGGTTTCTCGTGGAATGTGAGTGGGAAGGGAAAACTGTTAGGGCACATTTACCAAATCCTGGGCGCCTCCTCGAGCTTTTGATCCCCGGGAGCGAATTGAAGCTCGTAAGTAATGCTTCGCAAAATGTGAAAACAGGATTTGTGGCTGTAGCAGTTAAGAGAAATGGCGTTAATGTTCTTCTGCACACGGTAAAGACGAATGATGTTGCTCATTTTTTGATCCAGAGAGGTATGATTCCCGATTTTGAAAATACGAGAATTGTGGCACGGGAGTACACGTTTGGAAGAAGGAGGTTTGATTTTCTACTTTCATCCCCTCGCGGGGAGGTTCTTTTGGAAGTCAAGTCTTGTACTTTGTTCGATCCTCCCGTTGCGATGTTCCCTGACGCTGTTACCTTAAGGGGGCAAAGGCATCTAGAAGAACTGGCAGGATACGTATCTTGGGGGTATACGTGTGGCGTTCTTTTCCTGATTCATTCACCTCATGTCCGTTTCTTTTTACCTGATTATCACACTGACCCGGCATTTGCCGAACTTTTTCTGAAGTTTAAGGACAAGATCTTCTACAGGGCTTTAACCTTGAATTGGCGTGAGGATATGAGCCTCGAATCTCACGTGGGGATAGCAGAAATTCCATGGTCTGTTCTGGAGAGTGAATTTCATGACTGTGGAGCCTATCTTGTGGTTATCAAGGTGGAGAGAGATACGAATGTGGAAGTGGGTGCATTGGGCTGGTTGGCATTGAAGCGTGGTTACTATGTTTATGTGGGGTCTGCGAAGAGATTTCTTTCACAACGTTTAAGGAGGCATCTCCGAGGAGGTGGACGTGTTCACTGGCACATCGATTATCTAAGACTTGTGGGGCGGATTTCTTCTCTTCTCCCGGTGCGGACGGAATCGGACCTGGAATGTGAAATTGCCCGTAATTTGGGAAGTATTGCTGCAAGTGCTATTTCTGGCTTCGGGTCCTCCGATTGTTCATGTTCCAGTCACCTTTTTTATTTCCCAGAAAATCCCTTGATCAATAGGGAGTTTATCCACCTTTTGCTGTTCTACCGCATGGGTAGATTAGTGGAACTTTTGAAAAACGTAAATTTGCGGGGTGTTAGAGTATGA
- the gcvH gene encoding glycine cleavage system protein GcvH, which translates to MKAYPDDLLYSREHIWVRVEGDLATIGITDYAQEKLGEIISIELPEVDSEVERDEPFGTIESHKASLELISPLTGDVVSVNEDVLEDAGIVSSDPYDTGWMIVVEMRDPDELDDLLDAQEYHDYIVNELEGD; encoded by the coding sequence ATGAAGGCATATCCGGATGATTTGCTTTACAGTCGGGAACACATTTGGGTACGTGTAGAAGGAGATTTGGCAACGATCGGCATTACAGATTACGCTCAGGAGAAACTTGGAGAGATCATTTCAATTGAATTACCAGAGGTGGATTCTGAGGTGGAGAGGGATGAGCCCTTTGGTACGATAGAATCACACAAGGCGTCCCTAGAGTTGATTAGCCCTTTAACTGGTGATGTGGTAAGTGTTAATGAGGATGTTCTGGAGGACGCGGGTATCGTGAGCAGTGACCCTTATGATACGGGCTGGATGATTGTTGTGGAGATGAGAGATCCAGACGAACTGGACGATCTCCTAGATGCTCAGGAGTATCACGATTACATTGTGAACGAACTTGAGGGTGATTAA
- a CDS encoding GspH/FimT family pseudopilin has protein sequence MTKRAFSLVELIIVIAIMGIMGSIAAYSWQRYVHNANLKTAARDITADIANTRTKAVSERLTYRIKFSVENNYYTVEKANQDGSYTNIVTKTLSIHGRGSGITLQRVNFPENTLYFYTRGTCNPGSLKIVNNRGSEATITINITGRTYVTFSMQ, from the coding sequence TTGACCAAAAGAGCTTTCTCCCTTGTAGAGCTCATAATAGTGATTGCCATAATGGGCATTATGGGAAGCATTGCCGCATATTCTTGGCAAAGATACGTTCATAACGCTAATCTGAAAACGGCCGCTAGAGACATTACAGCTGATATAGCAAATACACGTACCAAAGCTGTCTCAGAAAGACTAACTTATAGGATTAAATTTAGTGTAGAGAACAACTACTACACAGTAGAAAAGGCAAACCAAGATGGTTCCTATACAAACATCGTTACAAAAACTCTCTCCATACATGGGAGAGGTTCGGGAATTACATTACAGAGAGTAAACTTCCCTGAGAATACCCTTTATTTTTATACCAGGGGAACTTGCAATCCTGGCTCTCTGAAAATAGTCAACAACCGCGGTTCAGAAGCCACAATAACAATTAACATAACGGGAAGAACATATGTTACCTTCTCCATGCAGTAA
- a CDS encoding prepilin-type N-terminal cleavage/methylation domain-containing protein, which translates to MLPSPCSKERGFSLVEVIIAIFLTTIAVLAVFSLAPTAWVTSSRSDYLGRASGILYQKLQEEEARIMNPCKSVSEETRGPETVYASGQSTPQPGDAAFQVTTTVKNVATNTWLVTVRITWSGNNRGIQESLIVNRQETFRYPDGCTSS; encoded by the coding sequence ATGTTACCTTCTCCATGCAGTAAAGAAAGAGGATTCAGTCTCGTGGAGGTTATCATAGCTATATTCTTAACCACCATAGCAGTACTTGCCGTTTTTTCGCTTGCTCCTACAGCATGGGTAACCTCCTCACGGTCAGACTATTTGGGTCGGGCATCGGGTATACTTTATCAAAAACTTCAGGAAGAAGAAGCGCGCATCATGAATCCATGCAAAAGTGTTTCTGAAGAAACACGAGGACCAGAAACCGTATATGCGAGTGGTCAGAGTACACCGCAGCCAGGAGATGCTGCTTTCCAGGTAACAACCACAGTGAAAAACGTTGCTACAAACACATGGCTTGTAACCGTGCGGATCACATGGTCGGGCAACAACAGAGGTATTCAGGAAAGCCTGATTGTAAACCGGCAGGAAACATTTAGATATCCCGATGGATGTACAAGTTCTTGA
- a CDS encoding Xaa-Pro peptidase family protein → MAEQLREASEELRYDERRKRLKDRFEKWRVEGVVFFDMKNIRYLTGFSGSDGAFFLGVKREVLLVDGRYTSQAKGQVTSVEVVEYRDKMDGISGLIKEERIESLGFESTALSCYNYGLLKARLSEVRLEPLGKELLRIRALKDEEEIVLIEKAAEIASCAFERVRDLMRPGVEERTFSIELEYQMKLLGAEDLAFPVIVASGPSASRPHARPGERCFSRGDTVVVDFGAVFGGYNCDETRTFLIDGYSGESLRVWSCVYEAQLKGIEAVKPGVPFKEIDKIVRSVIEQYGYGEFFTHGTGHGVGLDVHEFPRIAADAEGELEEGMVLTIEPGVYIPEKMGVRIEDTVLVEKGGAKVLTKTSKKIG, encoded by the coding sequence GTGGCTGAACAACTTAGAGAGGCTTCGGAAGAGTTGAGATACGACGAACGCAGAAAAAGACTTAAAGATAGGTTTGAAAAGTGGCGTGTAGAGGGTGTTGTCTTCTTCGATATGAAGAATATACGTTATTTAACGGGGTTTTCGGGTAGTGATGGTGCTTTTTTTCTTGGTGTCAAAAGGGAGGTTCTTCTGGTAGATGGAAGGTACACGAGTCAGGCGAAAGGACAGGTAACTTCAGTAGAGGTTGTAGAATACCGAGACAAGATGGACGGGATTTCTGGTCTAATTAAGGAGGAGCGGATTGAATCACTCGGGTTTGAGTCGACAGCACTGAGTTGTTATAATTATGGGCTGCTGAAGGCACGTCTTTCTGAAGTTCGCCTTGAACCTCTGGGAAAAGAGCTCTTAAGAATCAGGGCACTAAAAGATGAAGAGGAGATTGTTCTTATTGAAAAGGCGGCTGAGATTGCCTCTTGTGCTTTTGAAAGGGTGAGGGACCTCATGCGTCCAGGTGTGGAGGAACGGACTTTTTCTATAGAATTGGAATATCAGATGAAGTTACTTGGAGCTGAGGATTTGGCTTTCCCTGTAATTGTTGCCTCGGGGCCCAGTGCATCACGTCCTCATGCTCGCCCTGGTGAGCGGTGCTTTTCTCGAGGTGATACAGTTGTTGTAGATTTTGGTGCAGTGTTTGGAGGTTATAATTGCGACGAAACGCGTACATTTCTTATTGATGGGTACAGTGGAGAATCTCTACGGGTATGGAGTTGTGTTTATGAAGCTCAACTGAAAGGGATCGAGGCTGTTAAACCCGGTGTACCATTCAAAGAAATTGACAAGATTGTTCGAAGTGTGATTGAGCAGTATGGCTATGGAGAATTCTTTACCCATGGAACGGGTCATGGTGTGGGGCTGGATGTTCACGAGTTTCCCAGAATTGCCGCCGATGCGGAAGGAGAGCTTGAAGAAGGCATGGTATTGACCATCGAGCCAGGTGTTTATATTCCAGAAAAGATGGGTGTGCGTATAGAGGATACTGTGCTGGTTGAAAAAGGTGGTGCAAAGGTGCTGACTAAAACTTCAAAGAAAATAGGATAA